One genomic window of Desulfuromonas acetoxidans DSM 684 includes the following:
- a CDS encoding PulJ/GspJ family protein: protein MTDRTLTAQSFSGRYSQAGFTLVELVVTIVIIGILVSLGGMFISQPIQSYIDLDRRTQLVGQADQALRRMQRDLRAALPNSVRVFNGGNGIEFLHVVDGGRYRVTSDPAETDLTLVANSILRFDVADDYFEVLGPLDTTEYTAANCLCAIYNLTADSGTNLCNAYAATNTAAIQAVETSGTRRFIRLATATFFPLSSPQQRFFVIDQAVSYVITGGQLRRYAGYTINQVPGPATGDNYDLVTTDLVTVVDAGGTPVDPFTYDPGTPSHSGLVTLRLALEQEGERITLMHQVHVNNAP from the coding sequence ATGACTGATCGGACTCTTACCGCACAGAGCTTTTCCGGCCGATATTCACAGGCAGGCTTCACCCTGGTGGAACTGGTTGTCACCATCGTTATTATCGGCATTCTGGTGTCATTGGGCGGCATGTTTATCAGCCAACCCATTCAGAGCTATATTGATCTAGATCGACGAACTCAGTTGGTTGGACAGGCGGATCAGGCGTTACGCCGTATGCAGCGCGATTTGCGTGCCGCGCTGCCCAACAGTGTGCGGGTGTTCAACGGCGGTAACGGCATTGAATTTCTCCATGTGGTGGATGGCGGGCGTTACCGTGTGACCAGCGATCCTGCGGAAACCGATCTGACCTTGGTGGCCAATTCGATTCTGCGCTTTGATGTGGCAGATGATTATTTTGAGGTGCTCGGTCCGCTGGATACGACGGAATATACTGCGGCCAATTGTTTGTGCGCTATTTACAATCTCACCGCTGACAGTGGTACGAATCTGTGTAATGCCTATGCAGCAACAAATACAGCCGCAATTCAGGCCGTAGAAACCAGCGGCACACGGCGATTCATCCGCTTGGCCACTGCCACCTTTTTCCCATTGTCATCACCGCAGCAACGGTTTTTCGTCATTGATCAAGCTGTGAGCTATGTGATTACAGGGGGACAATTACGGCGCTATGCCGGGTACACCATCAATCAAGTACCAGGGCCCGCTACCGGTGATAATTATGATCTGGTGACAACCGATCTGGTCACGGTTGTCGATGCGGGTGGCACGCCGGTTGATCCTTTCACCTATGATCCGGGGACTCCCAGCCACAGCGGTTTGGTGACCCTGCGGCTGGCGCTGGAGCAAGAAGGCGAACGGATCACTTTGATGCACCAGGTGCACGTTAACAATGCGCCTTAA
- a CDS encoding prepilin-type N-terminal cleavage/methylation domain-containing protein: protein MRYAMRKKQLLGNQQGVTLVELIVSIVIISVALSGVLLVMNYTTSHSADPMIEYQAVAVGEAYLEEILLQSYSDPGGGVEAGRSDYDDVDDYNGLNDSGAKDQQGASIVGLENYDVSVAVSNVAAFGPVGQTLPAKRVTVTVQHNSGVNLSLTGYRTAYD, encoded by the coding sequence ATGCGTTACGCGATGAGAAAAAAACAGCTACTGGGCAACCAACAGGGCGTGACGCTGGTGGAGTTGATTGTATCCATCGTTATTATCTCCGTGGCGTTGAGCGGCGTGTTGCTGGTGATGAATTACACCACTAGCCATAGTGCCGATCCGATGATCGAGTATCAGGCCGTGGCTGTTGGCGAAGCATATCTGGAAGAAATATTACTTCAGTCGTACAGTGATCCCGGTGGTGGTGTTGAAGCCGGTCGAAGTGATTACGATGATGTTGATGATTACAATGGCCTGAATGACAGTGGAGCCAAGGATCAACAAGGAGCCTCAATTGTCGGGCTGGAAAACTACGATGTCAGCGTTGCCGTCAGCAACGTCGCGGCTTTCGGCCCGGTTGGACAGACCCTTCCGGCGAAGAGAGTTACAGTCACCGTGCAGCACAACAGTGGTGTCAACCTGAGTTTAACAGGGTATCGGACGGCCTATGACTGA
- a CDS encoding pilus assembly FimT family protein has protein sequence MNRTITSQNGFTLVELVVVIVILGILSAVMAPRFFDQSDYQERAFRDQLATALVYAHSRAVASGCDVRAEITSSGFSLYRHSTPASCGSVPATTTVLTHPDGDLYTESSPTALTGATIVFDALGRARNAAYAVTDFADVAGLGLTVVGETGCVTR, from the coding sequence ATGAACAGAACCATCACGTCACAGAATGGATTTACACTGGTTGAACTGGTGGTTGTGATCGTGATTCTCGGCATCCTATCGGCCGTTATGGCCCCGCGTTTTTTTGATCAAAGTGATTATCAGGAGCGCGCCTTTCGTGATCAGTTGGCGACGGCGCTGGTGTATGCCCACAGCCGGGCCGTGGCCAGTGGCTGTGATGTTCGCGCTGAGATTACCAGCAGTGGTTTTTCCCTTTATCGCCATAGTACACCAGCCTCCTGTGGCAGCGTTCCGGCGACGACAACCGTGTTAACCCACCCGGATGGCGATCTCTATACCGAGAGTTCACCGACTGCCCTGACCGGAGCCACCATTGTGTTTGATGCTTTGGGGCGCGCCCGAAATGCAGCTTATGCTGTGACGGATTTCGCTGATGTGGCCGGTCTCGGCCTCACCGTTGTAGGAGAAACCGGATGCGTTACGCGATGA
- a CDS encoding type II secretion system protein codes for MRNQKGFTLIELVVVMVILALLAAVAVPKFLDLQKQAEAASVKGVVGNIRSALGIRVARALVSGEDLQDLADNLYPMSLLSTVPEPYEGRGDSVPADKGVWYEGNGSHDLYYTLRNGDIVNDPTTADYLRFEIEVVQEDIDGDGTMEDVGLVFEKYDNTNIIDADTDSSNDADFDWEY; via the coding sequence ATGAGAAACCAGAAGGGTTTTACACTGATCGAACTGGTCGTGGTCATGGTCATCCTGGCCTTGCTGGCTGCGGTTGCCGTGCCGAAATTTCTCGATCTGCAAAAGCAGGCCGAAGCCGCTTCCGTCAAAGGGGTGGTGGGCAACATCCGCAGTGCGCTTGGTATTCGCGTGGCACGGGCATTGGTGTCCGGGGAAGATCTGCAGGATCTGGCCGATAATTTGTACCCCATGTCGTTGCTGTCCACCGTACCGGAACCTTACGAAGGGCGTGGCGACAGTGTGCCTGCTGATAAAGGCGTGTGGTATGAGGGCAACGGCTCTCACGATCTGTATTACACGTTGCGCAATGGCGACATTGTCAATGATCCGACCACCGCCGATTACCTGCGCTTTGAGATTGAAGTGGTGCAGGAAGATATTGATGGTGACGGCACGATGGAAGATGTCGGCCTGGTGTTTGAAAAATACGACAATACCAACATCATTGACGCCGATACCGACAGCAGTAACGATGCTGATTTTGATTGGGAATACTAA